A window from Micromonospora terminaliae encodes these proteins:
- a CDS encoding sensor histidine kinase produces the protein MSKRPTTAGSFLSRLSRPASRLRDMPIWSKLGLIMIVPTIATVVVGTSGLVDHLETLNNANRAGDLSNLISYSGDLADKLQDERVNSVLFLGAKEVQTRAQYQEAYNRANQRVDQAKAPYSRQRLEIEDLPRTFETRLKDVDQGLADLPGTRSQVFNGKLTSADAQRSYEALISDLLDIRDSAIQLAGDNDLSDRMRAAAAVARQKEFLAQRRVIVHEALNGGQLTPNLREQFIASRTGQTQAFQNFKAIANQADSEFFDQTVSGSDLRKAERYTTTIQANTSGDLSKPPFTTDDWDATMVNNAKLVRTVEQRLDANVVRQADELRSDTQRQVFLETGLLLSMLLLAILFAYLVARSMARSLRDLRQGALSVAQYGLPQAVARLRDPQVTGQLSPVQLANQIAEPLPVRSKDEFGQVTEAFNAVHLEAVRTAAEQAALRASVATMFVNLARRSQILVDRLIGHLDRLERGEEDPDRLAELFQLDHLATRMRRNDENLLVLAGADSTRVQREPAALIDVLRAAQSEVEHYTRIEFGVIDRDIEVAAHAVNDLVHLVAELFDNATAFSPPDSHVMVEARRVGDRASLYVEDRGIGISHEQLRELNERLATPPQVDVAVSRMMGLVVVARLASRHGVKVELRPGADRGTVADVTLPTSVLVPRALAGRGQPAAALPAAGPQQGGPAPAFGGPQGGPAPAFGALAALGNGPHTPPAPHPGASGNQVTLGGRPFDPASRNGSGTPANAGGGRSMPAWSDLTGAGALAGGDGFTPRSSNGQPIDPLPQRRNPAEADPASTGQQAAIPRQLPSSPEVRPYNPPPVSAPPVPPVSGVPFSGHPVSGSPAQGYPVSGSPAQGYPVSGSPAQGYPVSGAPASGYPVSGAPATGYPVSGAPASGYPVSGAPATGYPVSGAPASGQPVSAAPAAGHPVSVPPVTPVPPRPAPPAPAPQVGAPPAWPPVATPDQAATPAVPERLAAGLDMTTELPRVTRPETPAANPPAPAPAPAPRAATPQQPGNRQRYADETMELPIFRELESAWFRTSRPAPKEEATAAESAATNGAATQQFARVDTAGRAVQQTPPGTTGNTPMAHTPTAGGAPRDNGSVNGGARPGYAGGALPTRQPAAPPQPGWQTAADDGWRAASAATEVPVEETTQKGLPKRTPMAQLVPGGIEKPSTSVQRRTPEGVRGLLSAYHRGVQRGRNNPTDSNSTGPEGTPGGQQSSQSGSGPAAGSGQKEQQG, from the coding sequence GTGAGCAAACGGCCAACGACGGCGGGCTCCTTCCTGTCGCGTCTGAGCCGGCCGGCCAGCCGGCTCCGCGACATGCCGATCTGGTCCAAGCTCGGCCTGATCATGATCGTGCCGACCATCGCGACAGTCGTGGTCGGCACCAGCGGTCTGGTCGACCACCTGGAGACGCTCAACAATGCCAACCGGGCCGGTGACCTGTCGAACCTGATCTCCTACTCGGGAGACCTGGCCGACAAGCTCCAGGACGAGCGGGTCAACTCGGTGCTCTTCCTCGGTGCGAAGGAAGTGCAGACGCGGGCGCAGTACCAGGAGGCCTACAACCGGGCCAACCAGCGGGTCGACCAGGCGAAGGCGCCGTACTCCCGGCAGCGCCTGGAGATCGAGGACCTGCCGCGCACGTTCGAGACCCGGCTGAAGGACGTCGACCAGGGGCTGGCCGACCTCCCGGGCACCCGCAGCCAGGTCTTCAACGGCAAGCTGACCAGTGCCGACGCCCAGCGGTCGTACGAGGCGCTGATCAGCGACCTCCTGGACATCCGGGACTCGGCCATCCAGCTCGCCGGCGACAACGACCTGAGCGACCGGATGCGCGCCGCTGCCGCCGTCGCCCGGCAGAAGGAATTCCTGGCCCAGCGCCGGGTCATCGTCCACGAGGCGCTGAACGGGGGGCAGCTCACCCCGAACCTGCGTGAGCAGTTCATCGCCAGCCGCACCGGCCAGACGCAGGCGTTCCAGAACTTCAAGGCGATCGCCAACCAGGCCGACTCCGAGTTCTTCGACCAGACCGTCAGCGGCTCCGACCTGCGCAAGGCCGAGCGCTACACCACCACCATCCAGGCGAACACCTCCGGCGACCTGTCGAAACCGCCGTTCACGACGGACGACTGGGACGCCACCATGGTGAACAACGCCAAGCTGGTCCGGACGGTCGAGCAGCGGCTGGACGCCAACGTGGTGCGTCAGGCCGACGAACTGCGGTCGGACACCCAGCGCCAGGTGTTCCTGGAGACCGGCCTGCTGCTGAGCATGCTGCTGCTGGCCATCCTCTTCGCCTACCTGGTCGCCCGCTCCATGGCCCGCTCGCTGCGCGACCTGCGCCAGGGCGCCCTCTCGGTGGCCCAGTACGGCCTGCCCCAGGCGGTGGCCCGGCTGCGTGACCCGCAGGTCACCGGCCAGCTCTCCCCGGTGCAGCTGGCCAACCAGATCGCCGAGCCGCTGCCGGTCCGCAGCAAGGACGAGTTCGGCCAGGTGACCGAGGCGTTCAACGCCGTCCACCTGGAGGCGGTCCGGACCGCGGCCGAGCAGGCCGCCCTGCGGGCCTCCGTCGCGACCATGTTCGTCAACCTGGCCCGCCGGTCGCAGATCCTGGTCGACCGGCTGATCGGCCACCTCGACCGGCTGGAGCGCGGCGAGGAGGACCCGGACCGGCTGGCCGAGCTGTTCCAGCTCGACCACCTGGCCACCCGGATGCGCCGCAACGACGAGAACCTCCTGGTCCTCGCCGGTGCGGACTCCACCCGCGTGCAGCGCGAGCCGGCCGCCCTGATCGACGTGCTCCGCGCCGCCCAGTCCGAGGTCGAGCACTACACGCGGATCGAGTTCGGCGTGATCGACCGGGACATCGAGGTCGCCGCGCACGCGGTCAACGACCTGGTGCACCTGGTCGCCGAGCTGTTCGACAACGCCACCGCCTTCTCCCCGCCGGACTCGCACGTCATGGTGGAGGCCCGGCGGGTGGGCGACCGCGCCTCGCTCTACGTCGAGGACCGCGGCATCGGCATCAGCCACGAGCAGCTCCGCGAGCTGAACGAGCGGCTGGCCACGCCGCCGCAGGTGGACGTGGCGGTCTCCCGGATGATGGGTCTGGTCGTGGTCGCCCGGCTGGCCTCCCGGCACGGCGTCAAGGTCGAACTGCGGCCCGGCGCCGATCGGGGCACGGTCGCGGACGTCACGCTGCCCACCTCGGTCCTGGTGCCGCGCGCCCTCGCCGGCCGCGGCCAGCCCGCGGCGGCCCTCCCGGCCGCCGGCCCGCAGCAGGGCGGTCCGGCCCCGGCCTTCGGCGGCCCGCAGGGCGGTCCGGCCCCGGCCTTCGGTGCCCTGGCCGCCCTCGGCAACGGCCCGCACACCCCGCCGGCCCCGCACCCCGGTGCCTCCGGCAACCAGGTGACCCTGGGCGGTCGGCCGTTCGACCCGGCGTCGCGCAACGGCTCCGGCACCCCGGCCAACGCCGGCGGGGGCCGCTCGATGCCGGCCTGGTCCGACCTGACCGGCGCCGGCGCCCTGGCCGGTGGTGACGGTTTCACCCCGCGCAGCTCGAACGGCCAGCCGATCGACCCGCTGCCCCAGCGGCGCAACCCGGCCGAGGCCGACCCGGCCTCCACCGGCCAGCAGGCGGCCATCCCGCGGCAGCTGCCGAGCAGCCCGGAGGTCCGGCCGTACAACCCGCCGCCGGTCTCCGCTCCGCCGGTCCCGCCGGTCTCCGGTGTCCCGTTCTCCGGTCACCCGGTGTCCGGCTCGCCGGCCCAGGGCTACCCCGTGTCGGGCTCGCCGGCCCAGGGCTACCCCGTGTCGGGCTCGCCGGCCCAGGGCTACCCGGTTTCCGGCGCGCCGGCCTCCGGTTACCCCGTGTCGGGGGCGCCGGCCACCGGTTACCCGGTCTCCGGCGCGCCGGCCTCGGGTTACCCCGTCTCGGGAGCGCCGGCCACCGGTTACCCCGTCTCGGGGGCGCCCGCCTCCGGCCAGCCCGTGTCGGCCGCGCCGGCCGCGGGTCACCCGGTCTCGGTGCCGCCGGTGACCCCGGTGCCGCCGCGTCCCGCCCCGCCGGCCCCCGCGCCGCAGGTCGGTGCCCCGCCGGCCTGGCCGCCGGTGGCCACGCCCGATCAGGCCGCGACCCCGGCGGTGCCCGAGCGGCTCGCCGCCGGCCTGGACATGACCACCGAGCTGCCCCGGGTCACCCGCCCGGAGACGCCGGCGGCCAACCCGCCCGCCCCGGCGCCGGCCCCCGCGCCACGGGCGGCCACCCCGCAGCAGCCCGGCAACCGCCAGCGGTACGCGGACGAGACGATGGAGCTGCCGATCTTCCGGGAGCTCGAGTCGGCCTGGTTCCGCACCAGCCGGCCGGCGCCCAAGGAGGAGGCGACCGCGGCGGAGTCCGCGGCGACCAACGGCGCCGCGACCCAGCAGTTCGCCAGGGTCGACACCGCCGGTCGGGCCGTCCAGCAGACACCACCCGGGACGACAGGTAACACGCCGATGGCACACACTCCGACGGCCGGCGGAGCGCCGCGGGACAACGGCTCGGTGAACGGGGGTGCCCGTCCCGGTTACGCCGGCGGTGCGCTGCCGACCCGGCAGCCGGCCGCCCCGCCGCAGCCCGGTTGGCAGACCGCGGCCGACGACGGTTGGCGGGCCGCCTCGGCGGCCACCGAGGTCCCGGTCGAGGAGACCACCCAGAAGGGCCTGCCGAAGCGGACGCCGATGGCACAGCTTGTGCCCGGTGGCATCGAGAAGCCGTCCACGTCGGTGCAGCGCCGCACGCCCGAGGGCGTACGGGGTCTGCTCTCGGCCTACCATCGGGGCGTGCAGCGGGGGCGCAACAACCCGACCGACAGCAACTCCACCGGCCCGGAGGGGACTCCGGGCGGGCAGCAGTCCTCGCAGTCTGGCTCAGGCCCAGCGGCCGGGAGCGGGCAGAAGGAGCAACAAGGATGA
- a CDS encoding roadblock/LC7 domain-containing protein — translation MTTTQDLGWLLANFADRVPGVAHAVAVSADGLLLASSRDLPRDRADQLAAISSGLVSLTQGAARCFEGGAVLQTVVEMDNGFLFLMSISDGSSFAVLAARSCDVGQVGYEMALLVDRVGDALTPQPRTAVGMMG, via the coding sequence ATGACAACTACGCAGGATCTCGGATGGCTGCTGGCCAACTTCGCCGACCGGGTGCCCGGTGTGGCGCACGCGGTCGCCGTCTCCGCCGACGGCCTGCTCCTCGCTTCGTCCCGTGATCTCCCGCGGGACCGCGCGGACCAGTTGGCGGCGATCTCCTCCGGTCTGGTCAGCCTGACCCAGGGCGCGGCCCGCTGCTTCGAGGGCGGGGCGGTGCTGCAGACCGTCGTCGAGATGGACAACGGCTTCCTGTTCCTGATGTCCATCTCGGACGGCTCGTCCTTCGCCGTGCTCGCTGCGCGCAGCTGCGACGTCGGGCAGGTCGGTTACGAGATGGCCCTGCTCGTCGACCGGGTGGGCGATGCTCTGACCCCGCAGCCGCGCACGGCTGTCGGGATGATGGGCTGA
- a CDS encoding DUF742 domain-containing protein has translation MVDRDEPTGALVRPYAVTRGRTRPRLEIALEALVETTVRGRSVATGNGGQGREHQYIAALCDGRVQSLAEIAARMQLPLGVARVLIADMATDGLVAVHEPTILDDSDDAVGTELLERVLSGLRRL, from the coding sequence ATGGTTGATCGTGACGAACCGACCGGAGCGTTGGTCCGTCCGTACGCCGTGACCCGCGGTCGTACCCGCCCCCGGCTCGAGATCGCCCTGGAGGCGCTCGTCGAGACGACGGTGCGCGGCCGGTCGGTTGCCACTGGCAACGGTGGCCAGGGCCGTGAGCACCAGTACATCGCCGCGCTGTGTGACGGACGCGTGCAGTCACTCGCCGAGATCGCGGCGCGGATGCAGCTTCCGCTCGGCGTGGCCCGGGTGCTCATCGCCGACATGGCGACGGACGGCCTGGTCGCGGTCCACGAGCCGACCATTTTGGACGACTCTGACGACGCGGTGGGCACTGAACTGCTGGAGAGGGTGCTGAGTGGACTTCGCAGGCTCTGA
- a CDS encoding GTP-binding protein, whose translation MSHRPPAPSGRVTSAKIVIAGGFGVGKTTLVGSVSEITPLTTEAIMTSAGVGVDDTRQVPGKTTTTVAMDFGRISIDRDLILYLFGTPGQTRFWFMWDELVRGAIGAVVLVDTRRLADCFAAIDFFEHRRLPYLVAINCFDGMQYHDPQDVRDALAISSDVPVVACDARNRESTKHVLISLVEYVLTMRRSRAVAPA comes from the coding sequence ATGTCGCACCGGCCGCCGGCCCCGAGCGGGCGCGTGACGTCGGCGAAGATCGTTATTGCCGGTGGATTCGGCGTCGGCAAGACGACGCTGGTCGGGTCGGTCTCGGAGATCACGCCGCTGACCACCGAGGCGATCATGACCTCCGCCGGCGTGGGCGTCGACGACACCCGGCAGGTGCCGGGCAAGACGACGACCACGGTGGCCATGGACTTCGGTCGTATCTCGATCGATCGCGATCTGATCCTGTACCTGTTCGGTACGCCGGGTCAGACCCGGTTCTGGTTCATGTGGGACGAACTGGTCCGGGGCGCGATCGGCGCCGTCGTGCTGGTCGACACTCGTCGACTGGCCGACTGCTTCGCGGCCATCGACTTCTTCGAGCACCGGCGGCTGCCGTACCTGGTGGCCATCAACTGCTTCGACGGGATGCAGTACCACGACCCGCAGGACGTCCGGGACGCGCTCGCGATCTCCTCGGACGTGCCGGTGGTGGCCTGCGACGCCCGTAACCGGGAGTCGACGAAGCACGTGCTGATCTCGCTGGTCGAGTACGTGCTCACCATGCGGCGCTCGCGGGCCGTCGCCCCCGCCTGA
- a CDS encoding ABC transporter substrate-binding protein, protein MATPAIDSSVLTRRGVLAAAAASLLLAGCGQPGERPDDGSSASSAPGDQDLVVGASLELTGRGAALGVPQQRALEITAEALNRAGIPVGNRRRSVRLVIQDNRSNPTVAARQAAELTRAGARALIGGTLAETSVALAEAAQKIKTPFISVGLGDGVVLPIAERTFSFQVTPDAVDVARRLADLVRAKRVRQVALLAADGLHGDSGVRAVRTALQAADVELVRTVRLPATGRSFAGAARRIAAAEPGGVIVWGTAPDSGVAARELRRADYDGQLFFDAGAISEDTLSEANAAAVEGAYAVHPAGLGASALSATSTTDLERRDFNYRYTQRYGTSDTFAPYASDALQLVAESVRLATSLDRGRLRAFLQMQVAEGIAGGYAFTETRHGGMEPDSLATYVVAQGSWQLYG, encoded by the coding sequence ATGGCGACACCGGCGATCGACTCCTCTGTGCTCACCCGGCGGGGGGTCCTCGCCGCGGCAGCCGCCAGCCTGCTGCTCGCCGGCTGCGGGCAGCCGGGCGAGCGACCGGACGACGGCTCCTCGGCCAGTAGCGCACCCGGCGACCAGGACCTCGTCGTCGGCGCCAGCCTGGAACTGACCGGCCGGGGCGCCGCGCTCGGCGTGCCCCAGCAGCGCGCCCTCGAAATCACCGCGGAGGCGCTGAACCGGGCCGGCATTCCGGTGGGCAACCGCCGGCGGTCGGTCCGCCTGGTGATCCAGGACAACCGCAGCAACCCCACGGTGGCGGCCCGTCAGGCGGCCGAGCTGACCCGCGCGGGCGCGCGGGCCCTGATCGGTGGCACTCTGGCCGAGACGTCGGTGGCCCTCGCGGAAGCGGCCCAGAAAATCAAGACCCCGTTCATCTCGGTGGGTCTCGGGGACGGCGTCGTGCTGCCGATCGCCGAGCGCACCTTCAGCTTCCAGGTCACCCCGGACGCCGTCGACGTGGCCCGCCGGCTCGCGGACCTGGTCCGGGCCAAGCGGGTACGGCAGGTCGCCCTGCTGGCCGCCGACGGGCTGCACGGCGACTCCGGCGTGCGTGCGGTGCGTACGGCGCTGCAGGCCGCGGACGTGGAGCTGGTCCGCACGGTCCGGCTGCCCGCCACCGGGCGGAGCTTCGCCGGCGCCGCCCGGCGCATCGCCGCCGCCGAGCCGGGCGGGGTCATCGTCTGGGGCACGGCGCCGGACTCCGGTGTGGCGGCCCGGGAACTGCGCCGGGCCGACTACGACGGGCAGCTCTTCTTCGACGCCGGAGCGATCTCCGAGGACACCCTGAGCGAGGCCAACGCCGCCGCGGTCGAGGGGGCGTACGCCGTGCACCCGGCCGGCCTGGGTGCCTCCGCGCTGAGCGCGACCAGCACGACGGACCTGGAACGGCGGGACTTCAACTACCGCTACACCCAGCGGTACGGCACCTCCGACACCTTCGCGCCCTACGCCTCCGACGCGCTCCAGCTCGTGGCGGAGTCGGTCCGGCTCGCCACCAGCCTCGACCGTGGACGGTTGCGGGCGTTCCTGCAGATGCAGGTGGCCGAGGGCATCGCGGGCGGGTACGCCTTCACGGAGACCCGGCACGGCGGCATGGAGCCCGACTCGCTCGCCACCTACGTGGTCGCGCAGGGCAGCTGGCAGCTGTACGGCTGA
- a CDS encoding transposase: MTCGSREEDDAVALVRVYCGLASADSADRSASAGSTLTSAVVDDAGRLLHVCEIGDDPAGYAQLVALLVERSGGPSGAAIAADSDDHTVTSLLSGAGRPLAIADDDSVDDFAERFADDDSLEEMQSPPAERRAVGLARALQAGALSAVTLPAPRDLANYKQVLAAHAALASGRHSAAVALREVLRELYPAALRAYPDPAEPVSLAVLDALPEPGMLAGTVARGREVAVAADAVAAHLAAEGVADPDTIEDAVTALRVAISETPRRATVNRALTAAVAETVRQAVASVRACDAGCDALVGALTARVTTPAPAPGRRAAARRGEQVEELAPSTPAGLRPVRPTEPEPVAEQAGRRSRPEPVSGLAGRRSRPEPVSGPAPTTSPRPLGPPPVAPAPVAPPPVAPAPVTPAASLGRPASAPTARPEPTGAPLPSRVDGPTNRPISAPPPPPPGITPIAPAQRGTVPPAEAGEPFRPTLTTAAINKARAERQRTVIPPRPKTNQEPPTGGFSATDLTIPVPTPRPGQETAPPGSRANWPLVNNGDDQDDRAREAPPAYSYGRSVDAPSDPGRVTPPWLADDLPQEPPMLRLVEPPPLADRALRNELNPPTDPGLDTPPLRLVDRPEDNRQTRPAPRAEAPAPLERRPAPKEHRPPPVSDEGDGDLLIFAQAKSAWFVGHGDEADLDWSTTADTGWQAAEQAARPSVGDETKAGLPKRVPQANLVPGSPLREERPLRIVRNAASLAENTTGYFRGWRRGQEIGGFAVGGRPGREAAGGWDFSRDTGDRDDEREYEYRSAGYRS, from the coding sequence TTGACCTGTGGGTCCCGGGAGGAGGACGACGCCGTGGCGCTCGTGCGCGTGTACTGCGGTCTGGCCTCGGCGGATTCGGCCGACCGGTCGGCTTCGGCCGGATCGACGCTGACGTCCGCTGTGGTCGATGACGCAGGCCGTCTGCTGCATGTCTGCGAGATCGGCGACGACCCGGCTGGCTACGCCCAGCTGGTCGCGCTGCTCGTGGAGCGGTCGGGCGGGCCGAGCGGTGCGGCGATCGCGGCCGACAGCGACGACCACACGGTCACCTCGCTGCTGAGCGGGGCGGGCCGGCCGCTGGCGATCGCGGACGACGACTCGGTCGACGACTTCGCCGAGCGGTTCGCCGACGACGACTCGCTGGAGGAGATGCAGTCCCCGCCGGCCGAGCGCCGGGCGGTCGGGCTGGCCCGGGCGCTCCAGGCCGGCGCGCTCTCCGCGGTGACCCTCCCGGCCCCGCGCGACCTCGCCAACTACAAGCAGGTCCTCGCCGCCCACGCGGCGCTGGCCAGCGGCCGGCACTCCGCCGCCGTGGCGCTGCGCGAGGTGCTCCGCGAGCTCTACCCGGCCGCGCTGCGCGCGTACCCCGACCCGGCCGAACCGGTCTCGCTGGCCGTCCTCGACGCGCTGCCCGAGCCGGGCATGCTCGCCGGCACGGTGGCCCGCGGCCGCGAGGTCGCCGTGGCGGCGGACGCCGTCGCCGCCCACCTGGCCGCCGAGGGCGTGGCCGACCCCGACACCATCGAGGACGCGGTGACCGCGCTGCGGGTCGCCATCAGCGAGACGCCCCGGCGGGCCACTGTCAACCGGGCGCTCACCGCGGCCGTCGCCGAGACCGTGCGGCAGGCCGTCGCCTCCGTCCGGGCCTGCGACGCGGGCTGCGACGCCCTGGTCGGGGCGCTCACCGCCCGGGTCACCACACCGGCTCCGGCGCCCGGTCGCCGGGCCGCCGCACGCCGCGGCGAGCAGGTCGAGGAGCTGGCCCCGTCGACCCCCGCCGGGCTGCGCCCGGTGCGCCCCACCGAACCCGAGCCGGTCGCCGAGCAGGCCGGGCGGCGCAGCCGTCCCGAGCCGGTCTCCGGGCTGGCGGGTCGGCGCAGCCGCCCCGAGCCGGTCTCCGGTCCGGCCCCCACGACATCCCCCCGGCCGCTCGGCCCGCCGCCGGTGGCGCCCGCCCCGGTCGCACCGCCGCCGGTCGCCCCGGCCCCGGTCACCCCGGCCGCCTCCCTCGGCCGGCCGGCCTCCGCGCCGACCGCCCGCCCCGAGCCGACCGGTGCGCCGCTTCCGTCGCGGGTGGACGGGCCGACCAACCGGCCGATCTCCGCCCCGCCACCGCCGCCGCCCGGGATCACCCCGATCGCCCCGGCGCAGCGCGGCACGGTGCCGCCGGCCGAGGCCGGGGAGCCGTTCCGCCCCACGCTGACCACCGCGGCGATCAACAAGGCCCGGGCCGAGCGGCAGCGCACGGTCATCCCGCCGCGGCCCAAGACCAACCAGGAGCCGCCGACCGGTGGCTTCAGCGCCACCGACCTGACGATCCCGGTGCCGACGCCCCGTCCGGGCCAGGAGACTGCTCCCCCGGGCTCCCGGGCCAACTGGCCGCTGGTCAACAACGGCGACGACCAGGACGACCGGGCCAGGGAGGCGCCGCCGGCGTACTCGTACGGGCGGAGCGTGGACGCGCCGAGCGACCCGGGCCGGGTCACCCCGCCCTGGCTCGCCGACGACCTGCCGCAGGAGCCGCCGATGCTGCGGCTGGTGGAGCCGCCGCCGCTGGCCGACCGGGCGCTGCGCAACGAGCTGAACCCGCCGACCGACCCCGGGCTGGACACGCCGCCGCTCCGGCTGGTCGACCGGCCGGAGGACAACCGGCAGACCCGCCCGGCCCCCCGCGCCGAGGCGCCCGCCCCGCTGGAGCGGCGCCCCGCGCCCAAGGAGCACCGGCCGCCGCCGGTCTCCGACGAGGGCGACGGCGACCTGCTGATCTTCGCGCAGGCCAAGTCCGCCTGGTTCGTCGGGCACGGCGACGAGGCCGACCTGGACTGGTCGACCACCGCGGACACCGGCTGGCAGGCGGCCGAGCAGGCGGCCCGCCCCTCGGTGGGCGACGAGACCAAGGCCGGCCTGCCCAAGCGGGTCCCGCAGGCCAACCTGGTGCCGGGCTCGCCGCTGCGGGAGGAGCGTCCACTCCGGATCGTCCGCAACGCGGCCAGCCTCGCCGAGAACACGACCGGGTACTTCCGGGGTTGGCGGCGCGGCCAGGAGATCGGCGGTTTCGCCGTCGGCGGCCGCCCCGGCCGGGAGGCGGCCGGCGGCTGGGACTTCAGCCGGGACACCGGCGACCGCGACGACGAGCGGGAGTACGAGTACCGCTCCGCGGGCTACCGGTCCTGA
- a CDS encoding DNA primase — MAAGWATRKHTEVSVARQSPQRPDADEPELDDTTASAAADEVEVDRPAADRALWDELRIDPVEIALPAGTGFTLRAYRPARELTPTDVAERDEDDPFLARRQVLETEDDEEVVILDEEFAALAAEKDEDDEEPARRRRRGKAEAAADEDTAEEAEAADEEDEDESDEDEAGDEEVPVFLSHRGKLLLFKTPESLVSFIRSGAPNDLSQLDSWNELSERVEPADIAPLDEDTYELDLVVENLRGGHDAWDPTLLIEAGEIARDLSYALRLPAVLDMLSAGSSLDDLDEALRASVNGGIGGFLGRRRLKKIGAQTASLGWRTIVGKISAVVDWRD; from the coding sequence ATCGCCGCCGGGTGGGCAACCCGAAAGCACACGGAGGTCAGCGTGGCCCGCCAGTCGCCCCAACGGCCCGACGCCGACGAGCCCGAGCTCGACGACACCACCGCGTCGGCGGCAGCAGACGAGGTCGAGGTCGACCGCCCGGCGGCGGACCGCGCCCTCTGGGACGAGCTGCGGATCGACCCGGTGGAGATCGCCCTGCCCGCCGGCACCGGTTTCACGCTGCGGGCCTACCGGCCGGCGCGTGAGCTGACCCCGACCGACGTCGCCGAGCGCGACGAGGACGACCCCTTCCTGGCTCGCCGCCAGGTCCTCGAGACCGAGGACGACGAGGAGGTGGTGATCCTCGACGAGGAGTTCGCCGCCCTCGCCGCCGAGAAGGACGAGGACGACGAGGAGCCGGCCCGGCGCCGCCGGCGCGGCAAGGCCGAGGCGGCCGCGGACGAGGACACCGCCGAGGAGGCCGAGGCCGCCGACGAGGAGGACGAGGACGAGTCGGACGAGGACGAGGCCGGCGACGAGGAGGTACCCGTCTTCCTCAGCCACCGCGGCAAGCTGCTGCTGTTCAAGACCCCGGAGTCGCTGGTCAGTTTCATCCGTTCCGGTGCGCCCAACGACCTGTCCCAACTGGACAGCTGGAATGAACTGTCCGAACGGGTGGAACCGGCCGACATCGCCCCGCTGGACGAGGACACCTACGAGCTCGACCTGGTAGTGGAGAACCTCCGCGGCGGCCACGACGCGTGGGACCCGACGCTGTTGATCGAAGCCGGCGAGATCGCCCGTGACCTGTCGTACGCGCTCCGGCTACCGGCCGTGCTCGACATGCTCTCCGCCGGCTCCAGCCTCGACGACCTGGACGAGGCGCTGCGCGCTTCTGTCAATGGCGGAATCGGTGGATTCCTGGGCCGGCGGCGGCTGAAGAAAATCGGGGCACAAACCGCAAGTTTGGGTTGGCGCACCATTGTCGGCAAGATCTCTGCTGTTGTGGACTGGCGCGACTGA
- a CDS encoding PadR family transcriptional regulator, with product MKAQALHGHLDALLLAVLEQGALHGYAIIEALRARSGGALDLPTGTIYPALRRLERAGYVVSAWSTVNGRERRTYQLTEAGGRALAGERAGWQEFSTTVGRFLGAGEPPATPA from the coding sequence ATGAAGGCCCAGGCGCTGCACGGACACCTGGACGCGCTGCTGCTCGCGGTGCTGGAGCAGGGCGCCCTGCACGGCTACGCGATCATCGAGGCGCTGCGGGCCCGCAGTGGCGGCGCGCTGGACCTGCCCACCGGCACGATCTATCCGGCGCTGCGCCGCCTCGAACGGGCCGGCTACGTGGTCAGCGCCTGGAGCACCGTCAACGGCCGGGAGCGGCGCACCTATCAGCTCACCGAGGCCGGCGGCCGGGCGCTCGCCGGGGAACGCGCGGGGTGGCAGGAGTTCAGCACCACCGTGGGCCGCTTCCTCGGCGCCGGAGAGCCGCCCGCCACCCCGGCCTGA